The following are encoded together in the Pseudomonas maumuensis genome:
- a CDS encoding class 1 fructose-bisphosphatase, with translation MSRVTLSRYLIEQTRSNNTPADLRFLIEVVARACKEISHHVSKGALGGVLGSMGTENVQGEVQKKLDVISNDILLEANEWGGHLAGMASEEMDNAYQIPGKYPKGAYLLVFDPLDGSSNIDVNVSVGTIFSVLRCPNEYLSQNETLNENAFLQPGTQQVAAGYAIYGPQTMLILTLGNGVKGFTLDRELGSFVLTHENIRVPETTAEFAINMSNQRHWEAPVQRYVGELLAGETGPLKKNYNMRWIASMVADVHRILTRGGLFMYPRDAREPSKPGKLRLMYEANPMSFIIEQAGGASTNGYERILDIKPESLHQRVSVILGSKEEVERVTAYHKE, from the coding sequence ATGTCCCGCGTTACCCTGAGTCGCTATCTGATTGAGCAGACCCGCAGCAACAATACCCCTGCCGATCTGCGCTTCCTGATCGAAGTGGTGGCGCGTGCGTGCAAGGAGATCAGCCACCACGTGTCCAAGGGCGCCCTGGGCGGCGTGCTGGGCAGCATGGGCACCGAGAACGTGCAGGGCGAAGTGCAGAAGAAGCTCGACGTGATCTCCAACGACATTCTGCTCGAGGCCAACGAGTGGGGCGGTCACCTGGCCGGCATGGCCTCCGAAGAGATGGACAATGCCTACCAGATCCCGGGCAAGTACCCCAAAGGCGCCTACCTGCTGGTCTTCGACCCGCTGGACGGCTCGTCGAACATCGACGTCAACGTCTCGGTCGGCACCATCTTCTCGGTGCTGCGTTGCCCTAACGAGTACCTGAGCCAGAACGAAACCCTGAACGAGAATGCATTCCTGCAGCCGGGCACCCAGCAGGTCGCCGCCGGTTATGCCATCTACGGCCCGCAGACCATGCTGATCCTGACCCTGGGCAACGGCGTCAAGGGCTTCACCCTGGATCGTGAACTGGGCAGCTTCGTCCTGACCCACGAGAACATCCGCGTCCCGGAAACCACTGCCGAGTTCGCCATCAACATGTCCAACCAGCGCCACTGGGAAGCCCCGGTGCAGCGCTATGTGGGCGAGCTGCTGGCCGGCGAGACCGGGCCGCTGAAAAAGAACTACAACATGCGCTGGATCGCTTCGATGGTCGCTGATGTGCATCGCATCCTGACCCGTGGCGGCCTGTTCATGTACCCACGCGATGCCCGCGAGCCGAGCAAGCCGGGCAAGCTGCGCCTGATGTACGAAGCCAACCCGATGTCGTTCATCATCGAACAGGCCGGCGGCGCGTCCACCAACGGTTACGAGCGTATCCTCGACATCAAGCCGGAGAGCCTGCACCAGCGCGTGTCGGTGATCCTCGGCTCGAAGGAAGAGGTCGAGCGCGTCACCGCCTATCACAAGGAGTAA
- a CDS encoding formimidoylglutamate deiminase: MPAYFAERALLPSGWARNVRLEVATDGRLASIEADASADGAERLAGPLLPGMPNLHSHAFQRAMAGLAEVAGNPNDSFWTWRELMYRLVGRITPGQLQVIARQLYIEMLKAGYTSVAEFHYVHHDQNGHAYADPAELSRRISAAAATSGIGLTLLPVLYSHAGFGGQAPNDGQRRFINSTEQYLQLQQQLAPLLAQQPAQALGLCFHSLRAVTPGQIADVLGASDKSCPIHIHIAEQQKEVDDCLAWSRRRPLQWLYEHVDVDQRWCLVHATHAEADEVAAMARSGAVAGLCLTTEANLGDGIFPAVDYLAQGGRMGIGSDSHVSLSVVEELRWLEYGQRLRDQRRNRLYRADQPMVGRTLYDAALLGGAQALGQPIGELAVGKRADWLVLDGQDPYLAVADGDAILNRWLFAGSDRQVRDVMVNGQWVVRQGRHEQEEQSAAAFVQVLRQLLD, from the coding sequence ATGCCCGCCTACTTCGCCGAACGCGCCTTGCTCCCTTCGGGCTGGGCCCGCAATGTCCGCCTGGAGGTCGCTACCGACGGTCGGCTGGCCTCGATCGAGGCCGATGCCAGCGCCGATGGCGCCGAGCGCCTGGCCGGGCCTTTGCTGCCGGGCATGCCCAATCTGCACTCGCACGCGTTCCAGCGGGCCATGGCCGGGCTGGCGGAAGTGGCCGGCAACCCCAACGACAGCTTCTGGACCTGGCGCGAGCTGATGTACCGCCTGGTAGGCCGCATCACACCCGGACAGCTGCAGGTTATCGCCCGCCAGCTATACATCGAGATGCTCAAGGCCGGCTATACCTCGGTGGCCGAGTTCCACTATGTGCATCATGACCAGAACGGCCACGCCTACGCCGACCCCGCCGAACTGTCGCGACGCATCAGCGCCGCCGCCGCCACCAGCGGCATCGGCCTGACCTTGCTGCCGGTCCTGTACAGCCATGCCGGGTTCGGCGGCCAGGCGCCCAATGACGGCCAACGGCGCTTCATCAACTCAACCGAACAATACCTGCAACTGCAACAGCAGCTAGCGCCATTGCTGGCACAACAGCCGGCGCAGGCGCTGGGACTGTGCTTCCACTCGCTGCGCGCCGTGACACCAGGGCAGATCGCCGATGTGCTCGGTGCCAGCGACAAGTCCTGCCCGATCCATATCCACATTGCCGAGCAACAGAAGGAAGTCGATGACTGCCTGGCCTGGAGCCGCCGCCGTCCGCTGCAATGGCTGTACGAGCATGTCGATGTCGATCAGCGCTGGTGCCTGGTCCACGCTACCCACGCCGAAGCCGACGAAGTCGCCGCCATGGCCCGCAGTGGCGCGGTGGCCGGCCTGTGCCTGACCACCGAGGCGAACCTGGGTGACGGCATCTTCCCGGCGGTGGACTACCTGGCCCAGGGCGGGCGGATGGGTATCGGCTCGGACAGCCATGTGTCCTTGAGCGTGGTCGAGGAACTGCGCTGGCTGGAATACGGCCAGCGCCTGCGTGACCAGCGGCGCAATCGCCTGTATCGCGCCGATCAGCCGATGGTTGGGCGCACCTTGTACGACGCCGCGCTACTGGGCGGTGCCCAGGCGCTGGGGCAGCCGATCGGCGAACTGGCCGTGGGCAAGCGGGCGGACTGGCTGGTACTGGATGGGCAGGATCCGTATCTGGCCGTGGCCGACGGCGATGCCATTCTCAACCGCTGGTTGTTCGCGGGTTCTGATCGCCAGGTGCGCGATGTGATGGTCAACGGGCAGTGGGTGGTGCGCCAAGGGCGGCATGAGCAGGAGGAGCAAAGCGCGGCAGCGTTTGTACAAGTGCTGCGACAGTTGCTGGACTGA
- a CDS encoding YkgJ family cysteine cluster protein — MKTTLIAAAEVDRLETWQRYASHMCGGCHSTCCTLPVEVKIKDLIRIGVVDEFEKDEPPKNVAKRLQKEGIIERFNQKSGIFTLTRMSNDDCMYLDRKSRLCTIYDKRPDTCRNHPKVGPRPGYCAYKPKVVGR, encoded by the coding sequence ATGAAAACGACCCTGATCGCCGCCGCCGAAGTCGACCGCCTGGAAACCTGGCAGCGCTATGCCAGCCATATGTGCGGTGGCTGCCACTCGACCTGCTGCACCCTGCCGGTGGAGGTGAAGATCAAGGATCTGATCCGCATTGGCGTGGTGGACGAATTCGAGAAAGACGAGCCGCCGAAGAACGTGGCCAAACGCCTGCAGAAGGAAGGCATCATCGAGCGTTTCAACCAGAAGTCGGGGATCTTCACCCTGACCCGGATGAGCAACGATGACTGCATGTACCTGGATCGCAAGAGCCGTCTATGCACCATCTACGACAAGCGCCCGGATACCTGCCGCAACCACCCCAAGGTCGGGCCGCGGCCGGGGTACTGTGCGTACAAGCCCAAGGTGGTCGGGCGCTGA
- the thiI gene encoding tRNA uracil 4-sulfurtransferase ThiI, translating into MKLIVKVFPEITIKSRPVRKRFIRQLAKNIRNVLKDLDPELAVDGVWDNLEVVTRVEDERIQREMIERLTCTPGITHFLQVEEYPLGDFDDIVAKCKHHFGHLLAGKHFAVRCKRGGHHDFTSMDVDRYVGSQLRQQCGAAGIELKKPEVLVRIEIRDQRLYVIHNQHDGIGGYPLGALEQTLVLMSGGFDSTVAAYQMMRRGLMTHFCFFNLGGRAHELGVMEVAHFLWKKYGSSQRVLFISVPFEEVVGEILNKVDNSYMGVTLKRMMLRGAAHMADRLQIDALVTGEAISQVSSQTLPNLSIIDSATDKLVLRPLLASHKQDIIDQATEIGTADFAKHMPEYCGVISVNPTTHAKRHRMEHEEKQFDMAVLERALERAKFISIDHVIDELGKDIEIEEVAEALPGQIVIDIRHPDAQEDEPLVLEGIEVQAMPFYAINSKFKHLDPTRQYLLYCDKGVMSRLHAHHLLSEGHANVRVYRPT; encoded by the coding sequence ATGAAACTTATCGTCAAAGTCTTCCCAGAAATCACCATCAAGAGCCGGCCGGTGCGCAAGCGCTTCATCCGCCAGCTCGCCAAGAACATCCGCAACGTGCTCAAGGACCTTGATCCCGAGCTCGCGGTCGATGGTGTCTGGGACAATCTCGAGGTGGTCACCCGCGTCGAGGACGAAAGGATCCAGCGCGAGATGATCGAGCGCCTCACCTGCACGCCGGGTATCACCCACTTCCTGCAGGTCGAGGAGTATCCCCTGGGCGACTTCGATGACATCGTCGCCAAGTGCAAGCACCACTTCGGTCACCTGCTGGCCGGCAAGCACTTCGCCGTACGTTGCAAGCGCGGCGGCCACCACGACTTCACCTCGATGGACGTCGACCGCTACGTTGGCAGCCAGTTGCGCCAGCAGTGCGGCGCCGCCGGCATCGAGCTGAAGAAGCCGGAAGTCCTGGTGCGCATCGAGATCCGCGACCAGCGCCTGTACGTGATCCACAACCAGCACGACGGCATCGGCGGCTACCCGCTGGGCGCCCTGGAGCAGACCCTGGTACTGATGTCCGGTGGTTTCGACTCCACCGTGGCGGCCTACCAGATGATGCGTCGTGGCCTGATGACCCATTTCTGCTTCTTCAACCTAGGCGGCCGTGCCCACGAGCTGGGGGTGATGGAAGTGGCCCACTTCCTGTGGAAGAAGTACGGCAGCAGCCAGCGCGTGCTGTTCATCAGCGTGCCGTTCGAGGAAGTGGTCGGCGAGATCCTCAACAAGGTCGACAACAGCTACATGGGCGTCACCCTCAAGCGCATGATGCTGCGCGGCGCCGCGCACATGGCCGACCGTCTGCAGATCGATGCGCTGGTCACTGGCGAAGCGATCTCCCAGGTGTCGAGCCAGACCTTGCCGAACCTGTCGATCATCGACTCGGCCACCGACAAGCTGGTGCTGCGCCCCCTGCTGGCCAGCCACAAGCAGGACATCATCGACCAGGCCACCGAAATCGGTACCGCCGACTTCGCCAAGCACATGCCCGAATATTGCGGCGTGATCTCGGTGAACCCGACTACCCATGCCAAGCGTCACCGCATGGAGCACGAAGAGAAGCAGTTCGACATGGCCGTGCTGGAGCGCGCCCTGGAGCGTGCCAAGTTCATCTCCATCGACCATGTGATCGACGAGTTGGGCAAGGACATCGAAATCGAGGAAGTGGCCGAGGCGCTGCCAGGCCAGATCGTCATCGACATTCGTCACCCCGATGCCCAGGAAGACGAACCTCTGGTGCTGGAAGGCATCGAAGTTCAGGCCATGCCGTTCTACGCCATCAACAGCAAGTTCAAGCACCTGGACCCCACGCGCCAGTACTTGCTGTATTGCGACAAGGGTGTGATGAGCCGTCTGCACGCACACCACCTGCTCAGTGAGGGACATGCCAATGTGCGTGTTTATCGTCCGACATAA
- a CDS encoding glycogen/starch/alpha-glucan phosphorylase, with the protein MSQENKAREAKAHTDEVAAFRAAVLAKLTYAVGKDPEHAFDHDWFEAIALAARDHMVDHWMDHTRQAYRRSQKRVYYLSLEFLIGRLLYDSLSNLGYLEIAREALEGLDVDLERIRLLEPDAALGNGGLGRLAACFMESMSTLGIAAHGYGIRYEHGLFRQAVVDGWQQEQTENWLDFGNPWEFERAEVIYPISFGGSVETVHEGNGQQRQVWWPGETVRAVAYDTPVVGWRGSSVNTLRLWRARALEELHLERFNAGDHLGAVAEVARAESISRVLYPADSTEAGQELRLRQEYFFVSASLQDLLRRHLNMHKDLLNLPDAAAIQLNDTHPSIAVAELMRLLVDQHEIPWDKAWALTVGTLAYTNHTLLPEALETWPVALMERMLPRHMQIIYLINAYHIDALRAKGLHDFDVLRAVSLIEEDNGRRVRMGNLAFLGSHSVNGVSALHSKLMKSTVFAELHKLYPQRINNKTNGITFRRWLYQANPPLTAMLIEALGPEVLDDPEGKLKALAPFADKATFRKQFAAQRLHSKRALASIIQDRLGVTVNPEALFDVQVKRIHEYKRQLLNLLHTVALYQAIRNDPGTDWVPRVKIFAGKAAASYHQAKLIIKLANDIARVVNNDPTVRGLLKVVFLPNYNVSLAESIIPAADLSEQISTAGYEASGTSNMKFGLNGALTIGTLDGANVEMCEQVGAENMFIFGLTAQQVEARKRSGDFGAASAIAASHRLGDVLQAIRSGVFSPDDSARYAGLVDGLIAYDRFLVCADFDAYWDAQRRVEELWHAPQDWWRVAVLNTARMGWFSSDRTIREYATEIWKALD; encoded by the coding sequence ATGTCCCAGGAAAACAAGGCCCGTGAGGCCAAAGCTCATACCGACGAGGTGGCCGCGTTCCGCGCCGCCGTGCTGGCCAAGCTGACCTACGCCGTTGGCAAGGACCCGGAACACGCCTTCGACCACGACTGGTTCGAGGCCATTGCCCTGGCTGCCCGCGACCATATGGTCGATCACTGGATGGATCACACTCGCCAGGCGTATCGACGTAGCCAGAAGCGGGTGTATTACCTCTCCCTCGAATTCCTCATCGGCCGCCTGCTGTACGACAGCCTGAGCAACCTCGGTTACCTGGAGATCGCCCGCGAGGCCCTCGAAGGGCTGGATGTCGACCTGGAGCGCATCCGCCTGCTCGAGCCCGATGCGGCGCTGGGCAATGGTGGCCTCGGGCGCCTGGCGGCGTGCTTCATGGAGAGCATGTCGACCCTGGGTATCGCCGCCCATGGTTATGGCATCCGCTACGAGCATGGGTTGTTCCGTCAGGCGGTGGTCGATGGCTGGCAGCAGGAGCAGACCGAGAACTGGCTGGATTTCGGCAACCCCTGGGAGTTCGAGCGGGCCGAGGTGATCTACCCGATCAGTTTCGGCGGCAGCGTCGAGACCGTGCATGAAGGCAATGGTCAGCAGCGTCAGGTCTGGTGGCCGGGCGAGACGGTGCGGGCGGTGGCCTACGATACGCCAGTGGTCGGCTGGCGCGGTTCCAGTGTCAACACCTTGCGCCTGTGGCGTGCCCGGGCGCTGGAGGAGCTGCACTTGGAGCGCTTCAATGCCGGTGATCACCTGGGCGCGGTGGCCGAGGTGGCCCGTGCCGAAAGCATCTCGCGGGTGCTATACCCGGCCGACAGCACCGAGGCGGGCCAGGAACTGCGCCTGCGTCAGGAGTACTTCTTCGTTTCGGCCTCGCTGCAGGACCTGCTGCGGCGCCACCTGAACATGCACAAGGACCTGCTCAACCTGCCGGACGCCGCGGCCATCCAGCTCAACGACACCCACCCGTCGATTGCCGTGGCCGAGCTGATGCGCCTGCTGGTCGACCAGCACGAAATCCCCTGGGACAAAGCGTGGGCGCTGACCGTCGGCACCCTGGCCTACACCAACCACACCTTGTTGCCCGAAGCCCTGGAAACCTGGCCGGTGGCATTGATGGAGCGCATGCTGCCGCGGCACATGCAGATCATCTACCTGATCAACGCCTACCATATCGACGCACTGCGGGCCAAAGGCCTGCACGACTTCGACGTGCTGCGCGCGGTGTCGTTGATCGAGGAGGACAATGGCCGGCGGGTGCGCATGGGCAACCTGGCGTTCCTCGGCTCGCACAGCGTCAACGGTGTGTCGGCGCTGCACAGCAAGCTGATGAAAAGCACGGTGTTCGCCGAGCTGCACAAGCTCTACCCGCAGCGGATCAACAACAAGACCAACGGCATCACCTTCCGCCGTTGGCTGTACCAGGCCAACCCACCGCTCACGGCGATGCTGATCGAAGCGCTGGGGCCGGAAGTGCTGGATGACCCGGAAGGCAAGCTCAAGGCCCTGGCGCCTTTCGCCGACAAGGCCACCTTCCGCAAGCAGTTCGCCGCCCAGCGCCTGCACAGCAAGCGCGCCCTGGCCAGCATCATCCAGGACAGGCTGGGGGTGACGGTGAATCCGGAGGCGCTGTTCGACGTCCAGGTCAAGCGTATCCACGAGTACAAGCGCCAGTTGCTCAACCTGCTGCATACGGTGGCGCTGTACCAGGCGATCCGCAACGACCCCGGCACCGACTGGGTGCCGAGGGTGAAGATCTTCGCCGGCAAGGCGGCGGCCAGTTACCACCAGGCCAAGCTGATCATCAAGCTGGCCAACGACATCGCCCGGGTGGTCAATAACGACCCCACCGTGCGCGGCCTGCTCAAGGTGGTGTTCCTGCCCAACTACAACGTCAGCCTGGCCGAGAGCATCATCCCGGCGGCGGACCTGTCCGAGCAGATTTCCACCGCCGGCTACGAGGCCTCTGGCACCAGCAACATGAAGTTCGGCCTCAATGGCGCGCTGACCATCGGCACGCTCGACGGTGCCAACGTCGAGATGTGCGAGCAGGTGGGGGCGGAGAACATGTTCATCTTCGGCCTGACCGCCCAGCAGGTGGAGGCGCGCAAACGCAGCGGCGACTTTGGCGCCGCGTCGGCAATCGCCGCTTCCCATCGCCTGGGCGACGTGCTGCAGGCGATTCGCAGCGGTGTGTTCTCGCCTGATGATTCGGCGCGCTATGCCGGGTTGGTTGACGGTCTGATCGCCTATGACCGCTTCCTGGTGTGCGCCGACTTCGATGCCTACTGGGACGCCCAGCGGCGGGTCGAGGAACTGTGGCATGCGCCGCAGGACTGGTGGCGCGTGGCGGTGCTGAACACGGCGCGGATGGGCTGGTTCTCGTCGGACCGGACCATTCGCGAGTATGCGACCGAGATCTGGAAGGCCTTGGATTAG
- a CDS encoding methyl-accepting chemotaxis protein gives MVSASNASIHNADQQSSRTSSVAAAINQLGAAAQEIAQNAALASQHSSAARGLAEEGQQVVGETIDVMNQLSARISDASGNIETLNNHTANIGQILDVISGISQQTNLLALNAAIEAARAGEAGRGFAVVADEVRNLAHRTQDSAQQVQRLIEELQAGAQVAVSTMNQSQQHSDRSVGIANQAGERLGSVTQRIGEIDGMNQSVATATEEQTAVVESINVDITEINTLNQEGVQNLQSTLRACTDLEHQVERLKHLVGSFRI, from the coding sequence GTGGTCAGCGCCTCGAACGCCTCGATCCACAACGCCGACCAGCAGTCCAGCCGCACCAGCAGTGTCGCCGCGGCGATCAACCAGCTCGGTGCCGCCGCCCAGGAAATCGCCCAGAACGCCGCCCTCGCCTCGCAGCACTCCAGCGCCGCCCGCGGCCTGGCCGAGGAAGGCCAGCAAGTGGTCGGCGAGACCATCGATGTGATGAACCAGCTATCGGCGCGCATCAGTGATGCCAGCGGCAACATTGAGACGCTGAACAACCACACGGCGAACATCGGTCAGATCCTCGATGTGATCAGCGGCATTTCGCAGCAGACCAACCTACTGGCGCTCAACGCGGCCATCGAGGCAGCCCGTGCCGGCGAAGCCGGGCGCGGTTTCGCGGTGGTGGCCGACGAGGTGCGCAACCTGGCACACCGCACCCAGGACTCGGCACAGCAGGTCCAGCGCCTGATCGAGGAGCTGCAAGCCGGAGCCCAGGTGGCCGTGAGCACCATGAACCAGAGCCAGCAGCACAGCGACCGCAGCGTCGGCATCGCCAACCAGGCTGGCGAACGCCTGGGCAGCGTCACCCAGCGCATCGGCGAGATCGACGGCATGAACCAGTCGGTGGCCACCGCCACCGAAGAGCAGACGGCCGTGGTCGAGTCGATCAATGTCGACATCACCGAGATCAATACGCTGAATCAGGAAGGGGTGCAGAACCTGCAGAGCACCTTGCGTGCCTGCACCGACCTGGAGCATCAGGTCGAGCGGTTGAAGCATCTGGTGGGCAGCTTCAGGATCTGA
- a CDS encoding lipocalin family protein, whose protein sequence is MRHLHLLLGVCLVMLLGGCATSATDPLAPKTAGAVDLKRYQGKWFELARLPMKYQDGCAQSEAHYNLKPDGTVGVLNRCRTLGDEWLRAEGHATPQQAGHTDKLWVEFDNWFTRLVPGVAKGDYWILFVDERYRTAIVGSPDRKYLWILSRTPSLPAWERENLLAKARQQGFDTSRLIWRTPDKSIVARH, encoded by the coding sequence ATGAGGCACCTGCACCTGCTGCTGGGCGTGTGCCTGGTGATGCTGCTGGGTGGCTGCGCCACCTCGGCCACCGACCCGCTGGCGCCGAAGACCGCAGGTGCGGTCGACCTCAAGCGTTACCAGGGCAAATGGTTCGAGCTGGCGCGCCTGCCAATGAAGTACCAGGACGGTTGCGCCCAGTCCGAGGCCCATTACAACCTCAAGCCCGATGGCACGGTCGGCGTGCTTAATCGCTGCCGTACCCTGGGTGACGAATGGCTGCGTGCAGAGGGCCATGCCACGCCGCAGCAGGCGGGCCACACCGACAAGCTGTGGGTGGAGTTCGACAATTGGTTCACCCGCCTGGTGCCCGGGGTGGCCAAGGGGGACTACTGGATCCTGTTCGTCGACGAGCGCTATCGCACGGCGATCGTCGGCAGCCCGGACCGCAAGTACTTGTGGATTCTTTCGCGTACGCCATCGTTGCCGGCGTGGGAGCGGGAAAACCTGTTGGCCAAGGCGCGGCAGCAGGGCTTCGATACCAGCCGCCTGATCTGGCGCACGCCCGACAAGAGCATCGTCGCCCGGCATTGA
- a CDS encoding DUF924 family protein: MLAPWQPLLEWWFGWGTSPQAVADEKNTLWFGKHHDADAQALFGDLVEQALAGGLDEWQQSPQGWLGLLLLLDQLPRMIYRDTPRAFEGDRRAQVVAMQGLQKGWDYQLLPIQRVFVLLVLEHAEVLDWQNLCVERYRTLLDEQPEANRRLFEGFLDYAEQHQRVIARFGRFPHRNLVLNRPSTSEEMDFLLEPGSRF; encoded by the coding sequence ATGCTCGCACCTTGGCAGCCGTTGCTGGAATGGTGGTTCGGTTGGGGCACGAGTCCCCAGGCCGTGGCTGACGAGAAGAACACGCTGTGGTTCGGCAAGCATCACGACGCCGATGCCCAGGCGCTGTTCGGCGACCTGGTCGAGCAAGCCCTGGCGGGCGGGCTCGACGAGTGGCAGCAGAGCCCCCAGGGCTGGCTCGGTCTGCTGCTGCTGCTGGATCAGCTGCCGCGCATGATCTATCGCGACACGCCGCGTGCCTTCGAGGGCGACCGGCGTGCCCAGGTAGTGGCCATGCAGGGGTTGCAGAAGGGCTGGGACTACCAGCTGCTGCCGATCCAGCGGGTGTTCGTGCTGCTGGTGCTGGAGCATGCCGAGGTGCTGGACTGGCAGAACCTGTGCGTCGAGCGTTACCGGACCTTGCTGGACGAGCAGCCCGAGGCCAACCGTCGGTTGTTCGAAGGTTTCCTCGACTATGCCGAGCAGCACCAGCGGGTGATCGCCCGCTTCGGGCGCTTCCCGCACCGCAACCTGGTGCTGAACCGCCCGAGCACCAGTGAAGAGATGGACTTCTTGCTGGAGCCTGGGTCCAGGTTCTAG
- the typA gene encoding translational GTPase TypA — protein MIENLRNIAIIAHVDHGKTTLVDKLLRQSGTLERNELNDERVMDSNDQEKERGITILAKNTAINWNGYHINIVDTPGHADFGGEVERVMSMVDSVLLLVDAQDGPMPQTRFVTKKAFEAGLKPIVVINKVDRPGARPDWVLDQIFDLFDNLGATDEQLDFKVVYASALNGIAGLDHTAMGEDMTALYQSIVDNVPAPDVDRDGSFQMQISALDYNSFLGVIGVGRIARGRIKPNTPVVAIDVDGKKRNGRILKLMGHHGLHRVDVEEAQAGDIVCISGFDELFISDTLCAPDAVEAMKPLTVDEPTVSMTFQVNDSPFCGKEGKFVTSRNIKDRLDKELLYNVALRVQETDSPDKFKVSGRGELHLSVLIETMRREGFEMAVGRPEVIIREVDGVKQEPFENVTIDIPEESQGKVMEEMGLRKGDLTNMVPDGKGRVRLEYNIPARGLIGFRNQFLTLTNGAGILTSIFDRYDTMKSGQMSGRLNGVLVSVETGKALTYSLETLQARGKLFVEHGQEIYNGQIIGLNSRDNDLGVNPTKGKKLDNMRASGKDEVIALVPPVRHTLEQALEFIQDDELCEVTPKSIRLRKKILDEGERTRAAKKAKN, from the coding sequence GTGATCGAAAATCTGCGTAACATCGCCATCATCGCCCACGTTGACCATGGTAAAACCACCCTGGTCGACAAACTCCTGCGCCAGTCCGGCACCCTGGAGCGTAACGAGCTCAACGACGAGCGCGTCATGGACTCCAACGACCAGGAAAAAGAGCGCGGCATTACCATCCTGGCGAAAAACACCGCCATCAACTGGAACGGCTACCACATCAACATCGTCGACACCCCCGGCCACGCCGACTTCGGTGGCGAGGTTGAGCGTGTAATGTCGATGGTCGACTCCGTGCTGCTGCTGGTCGACGCCCAGGACGGCCCGATGCCGCAAACCCGCTTCGTGACCAAGAAGGCCTTCGAAGCTGGCCTGAAGCCAATCGTCGTGATCAACAAGGTCGACCGTCCGGGCGCGCGTCCTGACTGGGTTCTGGACCAGATCTTCGACCTGTTCGACAACCTCGGCGCCACCGACGAACAGCTGGACTTCAAAGTCGTCTACGCCTCGGCCCTGAACGGCATCGCAGGTCTGGACCACACCGCCATGGGCGAAGACATGACCGCCCTGTACCAGTCGATCGTCGACAACGTACCGGCGCCGGACGTTGACCGTGACGGTTCGTTCCAGATGCAGATCTCGGCACTGGACTACAACAGCTTCCTCGGCGTTATCGGCGTTGGCCGTATCGCCCGTGGCCGCATCAAGCCGAACACCCCGGTTGTTGCCATCGATGTCGACGGCAAGAAGCGTAACGGCCGTATCCTCAAGCTGATGGGTCACCACGGTCTGCACCGCGTTGACGTCGAAGAAGCCCAGGCTGGCGACATCGTCTGCATCAGCGGTTTCGACGAGCTGTTCATCTCCGACACCCTGTGCGCCCCGGACGCGGTAGAAGCGATGAAGCCGCTGACCGTCGACGAGCCAACCGTCTCGATGACCTTCCAGGTCAACGACTCGCCGTTCTGCGGCAAGGAAGGCAAGTTCGTCACCAGCCGTAACATCAAGGACCGTCTGGACAAAGAGCTGCTGTACAACGTTGCCCTGCGCGTTCAGGAAACCGATTCCCCAGACAAGTTCAAGGTCTCGGGCCGTGGTGAGCTGCACCTGTCCGTTCTGATCGAAACCATGCGCCGTGAAGGCTTCGAGATGGCCGTAGGCCGTCCTGAAGTGATCATCCGCGAAGTCGACGGCGTCAAGCAGGAGCCGTTCGAGAACGTCACCATCGACATCCCTGAAGAATCCCAGGGCAAGGTCATGGAAGAAATGGGTCTGCGTAAAGGCGACCTGACCAACATGGTGCCGGATGGCAAGGGCCGTGTGCGCCTGGAATACAACATTCCAGCCCGTGGTCTGATCGGTTTCCGTAACCAGTTCCTGACCCTGACCAACGGTGCAGGCATCCTGACCTCGATCTTCGATCGCTACGACACCATGAAGTCGGGCCAGATGTCCGGCCGTCTGAACGGTGTTCTGGTTTCGGTCGAGACCGGCAAGGCACTGACCTACTCCCTGGAAACCCTGCAGGCGCGCGGCAAGCTGTTCGTCGAGCACGGCCAGGAGATCTACAACGGTCAGATCATCGGCCTGAACAGCCGTGACAACGACCTGGGCGTGAACCCGACCAAAGGCAAGAAGCTCGACAACATGCGTGCTTCGGGCAAGGACGAAGTCATCGCCCTGGTTCCGCCGGTTCGCCACACCCTCGAACAGGCCCTGGAATTCATCCAGGACGACGAGCTGTGCGAAGTGACTCCTAAGTCGATCCGTCTGCGCAAGAAGATCCTGGACGAAGGCGAGCGTACCCGCGCTGCCAAGAAAGCCAAGAACTGA
- the bamE gene encoding outer membrane protein assembly factor BamE domain-containing protein: protein MSLRSLALLSLCVVLTACSKINQENYSKLKAGMNKAEVEQLLGTPKECSGALGMSSCTWGDEKSFISVQYAADKVLMYSGQGLK, encoded by the coding sequence ATGTCGTTGCGTTCCCTCGCCCTGTTGTCCTTGTGCGTCGTCCTGACCGCTTGCAGCAAGATCAACCAGGAAAACTATTCCAAGCTCAAGGCCGGCATGAACAAGGCCGAGGTCGAGCAGTTGCTCGGCACGCCCAAGGAGTGTTCCGGCGCGCTGGGCATGAGCAGCTGCACCTGGGGTGACGAGAAGAGCTTCATCAGCGTGCAGTACGCGGCGGACAAGGTGCTGATGTATTCCGGGCAGGGCCTCAAATGA